The proteins below are encoded in one region of Lactuca sativa cultivar Salinas chromosome 3, Lsat_Salinas_v11, whole genome shotgun sequence:
- the LOC128132658 gene encoding elongation factor 2-like, whose product MHFWQSLMTRLRGFMLQAFQKSAPPYKMACNPSQQPIKFNVDDLHRAMDLKDNIRNMSVVGQLGHGKSTLIDSLATAAGIIPCDDDIHMTYTREDEAQRGMTIKSSGISLYYKMTDVALEAFKGERNGNEYLINLIDSPGHVDFSSELTAALRITDGALVVVDCIDGVCIQTRNALRLALGERIPPVLALNKMDRCFLELQVGGEEAYQTFLNVIEEFNEYMKPFEDKVLGDVKVCPTKGNVVFSSGLYGWGFTLSNIAKIYASISGVDESTWMRKLWGENYYDSKTKAWTTKSTGSATCTRGFVKFCYEPIKKVIEAIMNDQKDQLRGMLTQIGVTMNNEEDELMGEALMKCIMQKWLPIATPLLEMMIFHLPSPQTAQRYRVENLYKGPLDDPYATAIRNCDPDGPLMLYVSKMIPTSDDKSRFFALGRVFAGRISAGLNVRIMGSRPSGYVDGEDKDMYVESVERTAICMGKKQETIKDVPCGNTVALFGLDEFITTGSATLTHEKETEAYPICGMKFSVSPVVRVIVQCKVESELPKLLKGLRSLAKSDPLVGYTREESGDYTIGVVGEMNLAICSKDLAEDYMGGVEILVSDPFVSLYETVVEKSSHLVMTKSRNGNNQLFMKARSLDDSLGYAIEIGEVGPFDDPDVRGRILSEEYGLEKYLGKNIWCFGPETNGQNMVVDMCKEDKSLKEIEDYIVAGFQEASKKGALANEPMKCISFEVRDAVLHDDASHLDGSEMVEAAKRAIYASQLTAQPRFMQPYYVVEFQASSEEEVDKSCKLVRKRGGFVHEKKKVNRPGKMVYDIWAYVPVLKSFGFSADLEEATSVKLIPQCVFEFWSVMRSDPLEVGSYAHALMTQIRKRKGLNEQMTPLSDFEDKL is encoded by the exons ATGCATTTCTGGCAGTCATTGATGACAAGGCTAAGGG GATTTATGTTACAAGCATTCCAAAAAAGTGCACCCCCTTATAAAATGGCTTGCAACCCATCGCAACAACCGATAAAGTTTAATGTTGATGATCTTCATAGGGCTATGGACTTGAAGGATAACATCCGTAACATGTCTGTTGTTGGACAACTTGGACATG GAAAATCCACTTTGATTGATTCTCTTGCGACTGCTGCGGGCATCATCCCATGTGATGACGATATCCACATGACCTACACCCGTGAGGACGAGGCACAACGTGGTATGACCATAAAGTCATCCGGGATTTCCCTCTACTATAAAATGACCGATGTAGCCCTTGAAGCCTTCAAAGGAGAACGTAATGGAAATGAGTACCTCATCAATCTCATTGACTCACCCGGGCACGTTGACTTTTCATCCGAACTCACCGCTGCCCTCCGTATCACCGACGGCGCTCTTGTCGTTGTCGACTGTATCGATGGCGTTTGCATCCAAACAAGAAACGCGCTTCGCCTCGCACTCGGTGAGAGAATCCCACCTGTATTGGCCCTCAACAAAATGGATCGTTGTTTCCTTGAACTCCAAGTTGGTGGTGAAGAAGCCTATCAAACTTTCCTAAATGTCATTGAAGAGTTTAATGAGTACATGAAGCCCTTTGAGGACAAGGTTTTAGGTGATGTCAAGGTGTGCCCAACGAAAGGTAATGTCGTGTTTTCATCTGGGCTCTACGGATGGGGATTTACATTGTCAAATATCGCGAAAATATACGCGTCTATATCTGGTGTCGATGAGTCGACGTGGATGAGAAAACTTTGGGGTGAGAACTATTATGACTCGAAAACCAAAGCGTGGACCACAAAGAGTACAGGATCTGCAACTTGCACACGTGGGTTTGTTAAGTTCTGTTATGAACCCATTAAGAAGGTAATTGAGGCAATTATGAATGACCAGAAGGATCAATTACGTGGTATGTTGACTCAAATCGGTGTCACGATGAATAATGAAGAGGATGAGTTGATGGGTGAGGCATTGATGAAATGCATCATGCAGAAATGGCTTCCGATTGCAACTCCTTTACTTGAAATGATGATATTTCATTTGCCTTCACCCCAGACTGCTCAAAGATACCGGgttgaaaatctatataaaggccCTTTGGATGATCCGTATGCTACTGCTATAAGAAATTGTGATCCCGATGGCCCTCTCATGCTCTATGTATCGAAAATGATTCCTACATCCGATGACAAGAGTCGGTTTTTTGCTTTAGGTCGGGTTTTCGCAGGTCGGATTTCAGCTGGTTTGAATGTCAGGATCATGGGTTCTAGGCCTTCTGGCTATGTCGACGGTGAAGACAAGGATATGTATGTTGAAAGTGTTGAAAGAACCGCTATTTGTATGGGGAAAAAACAAGAAACCATTAAAGATGTTCCATGTGGAAATACAGTCGCGTTGTTTGGTTTGGATGAATTCATCACCACCGGAAGTGCAACACTAACACATGAGAAAGAAACCGAGGCGTACCCGATTTGCGGCATGAAGTTCTCGGTGTCCCCGGTTGTCCGTGTTATAGTACAGTGTAAGGTTGAATCCGAACTCCCAAAACTTCTTAAGGGTTTAAGGAGTCTGGCCAAATCCGACCCTTTGGTTGGGTACACGCGTGAAGAATCTGGCGATTATACTATTGGTGTTGTGGGGGAAATGAATTTGGCAATATGTTCGAAGGATTTGGCGGAAGATTATATGGGTGGGGTGGAAATCCTTGTTTCCGACCCTTTTGTGTCGTTATATGAAACTGTTGTTGAGAAATCCTCACATCTGGTTATGACTAAGTCTCGAAATGGAAATAACCAATTGTTCATGAAAGCAAGATCACTTGATGATAGTTTAGGTTACGCGATAGAAATTGGGGAAGTTGGTCCGTTTGACGACCCAGACGTTCGTGGAAGGATTCTCTCTGAAGAATACGGTTTGGAAAAATATCTCGGAAAGAATATCTGGTGTTTCGGTCCCGAAACAAATGGGCAAAACATGGTTGTCGATATGTGTAAGGAAGATAAGTCCTTgaaagaaattgaagattatattGTTGCTGGTTTTCAGGAGGCATCTAAAAAAGGTGCTTTAGCTAATGAGCCAATGAAGTGTATATCTTTTGAGGTGCGTGATGCGGTACTTCATGATGATGCGTCCCACCTTGATGGAAGCGAGATGGTCGAGGCTGCCAAGCGTGCGATATACGCGTCTCAACTGACTGCGCAACCGCGGTTTATGCAACCGTATTACGTGGTTGAGTTTCAAGCATCATCTGAAGAAGAGGTTGACAAGAGCTGCAAATTGGTGAGAAAAAGGGGTGGATTTGTGCATgaaaagaaaaaagttaataGGCCGGGGAAAATGGTGTATGACATATGGGCATATGTTCCTGTGCTAAAGTCCTTTGGATTTTCAGCTGATTTGGAGGAGGCTACTTCGGTGAAGCTTATCCCACAATGTGTGTTCGAATTTTGGTCTGTGATGCGTTCGGACCCGTTGGAGGTTGGTTCATATGCGCATGCGCTTATGACCCAAATTCGCAAGAGGAAAGGACTAAACGAGCAGATGACACCGTTGTCTGACTTTGAGGACAAGTTGTAA
- the LOC111879744 gene encoding glutathione S-transferase T3-like — MRQTVTQPTPTQEPVVETQAGGSKRASGKKGRPKKKGKEVVVGTDETETPPTWWTPEEEHALATAWCGTSKQPTMGNDMKRVAFWDAVIVKFRTILNKGDTYRNNDMLRGKWTQISRKCTKFNSIYNKLSSQRQSGANDFDVFRVAMEEYHVQMGHVFKYEKVWELVRKDPKWMKTPTSSEQQSKRSRGSGSVDVSDGRTNIDLNADTDEIQDKFDDIEEISPPRRPMGREKAKRAQRHAEKNESRLREHEEMKKKIRRPHGNRK; from the coding sequence ATGCGCCAAACAGTCACACAACCCACACCCACGCAAGAACCCGTTGTCGAGACACAAGCTGGTGGTAGTAAGAGAGCATCGGGAAAAAAAGGGAGACCAAAAAAGAAAGGGAAAGAGGTCGTTGTCGGGACGGACGAAACGGAAACACCTCCAACATGGTGGACACCGGAGGAAGAGCATGCGTTGGCGACGGCTTGGTGCGGTACTTCAAAACAACCAACTATGGGGAACGATATGAAGAGAGTTGCTTTTTGGGATGCTGTAATCGTCAAATTCCGCACAATTTTGAACAAGGGTGACACGTATCGCAATAATGATATGCTTAGGGGCAAATGGACTCAAATTAGCCGGAAGTGCACCAAATTCAATTCCATATACAACAAACTTTCGTCGCAACGTCAGAGTGGTGCCAATGATTTCGATGTGTTTAGAGTCGCGATGGAGGAATATCACGTGCAAATGGGGCACGTATTTAAGTATGAAAAAGTATGGGAGTTAGTGAGGAAAGATCCAAAATGGATGAAAACGCCAACATCATCGGAACAACAATCCAAAAGGTCTcgtggttcgggttcggttgatgTTTCCGACGGACGCACGAACATCGACCTCAACGCGGACACCGATGAGATCCAGGACAAGTTTGACGACATCGAGGAAATCTCTCCGCCACGACGACCTATGGGGCGCGAAAAAGCGAAACGCGCTCAACGACATGCGGAGAAGAATGAAAGTCGTCTTCGAGAGCACgaggaaatgaaaaaaaaaattcgacGCCCACACGGAAATCGCAAATAG